In Rhizoctonia solani chromosome 7, complete sequence, one DNA window encodes the following:
- a CDS encoding succinyl-CoA synthetase alpha subunit: protein MSAQTLFFKSSQFAVVGASKDQTKFGTKILKWYQNRDLTVTPVHPKEDELEGVKTVKNLAGLKSPTATSVSIVTPPKVTLAVLKEGKELGVPAFWIQPGAEDDAVRAFVTKEGLTEKVVIGGPCVLVNGDGIRQSLL from the exons ATGTCCGCTCAAACGTTGTTCTTCAAGTCTTCCCAATTCGCCGTTGTCGGCGCATCCAAGGACCAAACTAAATTTGGAACCAAG ATACTGAAATGGTACCAAAATCGCGACCTTACGGTTACCCCTGTGCACCCG AAAGAAGATGAGCTTGAAGGGGTCAAGACAGTCAAGAACCTTGCTGGGCTGAAGTCACCCACGGCCACATCTGTCAGCATCGTTACTCCTCCTAAG GTAACTCTCGCCGTTCTCAAAGAAGGGAAAGAGCTTGGTGTTCCCGCATTCTGGATACAGCCCGGTGCGGAGGATGATGCCGTCCGTGCCTTTGTGACCAAGGAAGGACTAACTGAGAAGGTTGTGATTGGTGGCCCCTGTGTGTTGGTTAATGGAGACGGGATCCGCCAGAGCTTGCTATAA
- a CDS encoding glycoside hydrolase family 61 protein, whose protein sequence is MYKLSALAVLLAQVGSIVAHGGVVSIGIGGTKYQGWQPYNSPSGQVTAGRPYSSFDPILSPTASTIHCNNNGESGPSQQTLTIAAGTNITSYYTQWTHAEGPYTVYLAACPSSGCTGVSSASVSWFKIGEQGLISGTVGKGQWANGLLMKNLSWSTKIPSNLKAGYYLIRWETLALHQANTPQFYPECAQLQVTGGGSTVPTSDYLVKIPGAWKASDPGVTIDIYSTAAQTQTTYVIPGPRIYPGFT, encoded by the exons ATGTACAAGCTCTCTGCACTCGCGGTTCTATTAGCACAGGTCGGGTCGATTGTTGCCCACGGGGGTGTAGTCAGTATTGGCATTGGAGGTACCAAGTACCAGGG ATGGCAACCATATAACTCGCCCAGTGGGCAGGTGACGGCTGGTCGACCATACTCAAGCTTTGACCCCATTCTTAGCCCGACTGCTTCAACTATTCATTGCAATAACAACGGCGAGTCGGGCCCCAGTCAACAAACTCTGACCATCGCTG CTGGTACTAATATTACGTCCTATTACACCCAGTGGACGCACGCAGAAGGTCCCTACACAGT CTACCTCGCTGCATGCCCCTCGAGCGGGTGCACCGGGGTTAGTTCTGCAAGCGTCTCTTGG TTTAAAATCGGCGAACAGGGCCTCATCAGTGGCACTGTCGGTAAGGGCCAATGGGCCAACGGCCTTCTTATGAAGAATCTCTCTTGGAGCACGAAGATCCCATCTAACCTCAAGGCTGGCTACTATCTTATTCGTTGGGAGACACTTGCCCTGCATCAGGCCAACACCCCACAATTCTACCCCGAGTGCGCTCAGCTGCAAGTCACCGGAGGAGGATCTACTGTTCCCACGAGTGATTATCTTGTCAAGATTCCGGGTGCATGGAAGGCATCCGACCCGGGCGTGACAATTGAT ATTTACAGCACCGCTGCACAAACCCAGACTACTTATGTTATTCCTGGCCCTCGTATTTACCCGGGTTTCACCTGA
- a CDS encoding major facilitator superfamily transporter: MPPLYNEKQDVERSSSDIKKDPEHHVHVTATAVDDALRQTMDQAPSEPLTAEAALKLRRKIDKHLLPLMMILYWVQFMDKTTLGNSAILGIRTDTHLDANQ, from the exons ATGCCACCCCTGTATAACGAGAAACAGGATGTTGAGCGTTCCAGCTCTGATATTAAAAAggacccagagcatcatgtGCACGTAACCGCAACGGCCGTTGACGATGCGTTGCGACAAACCATGGACCAAGCACCTAGTGAACCGCTCACGGCTGAAGCTGCATTGAAATTGAGGAGGAAGATTGATAAGCATCTTTTGCCGTTGATGATGATAT TGTATTGGGTACAGTTTATGGACAAGACAACGCTTGGCAACAGTGCGATTTTGGGGATTCGGACTGACACACATCTGGACGCAAACCAGTAG
- a CDS encoding Metallopeptidase family M24 yields MSPPPPQIPAALQNLCGQIPLPGIKRSNTTSSKHTYQSKSSMSSRPTFTTQTSYDSHNSEKVGFDDPMGYPPKGGFFKATNIDGVIKLTAVDEEGKAIRTPELDSGYRRTDTTGRLSELRKLMRNEKIDYYIIPSEDAHQSEYVAASDRRREYISGFTGSAGTAIVSLNNAYLFTDSRYYIQAEREIDRNWSLFKVGSGEVKPWNEWILNRARGAAIGIDSRLIAHDTATALTSALKLRGMRMAYPQRNLVDQIWKDRPSKSCAPIYIHDMRYAGEHAASKLDRLRIWLKEYPVPAADLKYSSPPRPSSPARDRPTSKPLPDLPPPSRAPSRQSSMRKDSLSRQNSTSSGPHPPTRTPSRSGISRKNSTSSRENFHRDRGETAVRLIPHYSTFVSNLSCIAWLLNLRGGDVMCNPLFHAYLWVGVDKATLFVDARKLSDEVKRYLRELKISVKEVSDVWGYLRKREFGSGKVIIPPKTPYAVSLMLTYSNYMVAPSWVESNKAIKNKVEIEGFRNAYLRDGVAMTKWFAWLEEQLRAGNTITEWEAAEMLTQFRKQGEHFMGLAYENISATGANAALPHYSPTKGLSSAIDVQTPYLNDSGGQYKDGTCDTTRTVHFGHPTDEQCEAFTRVLKGHIAIDSAVFPQGTTGKQLDVLARHALWKDGLNYLHGTGHGFGSFLSVHEGPHGFGIDVPLEVGHVITNEPGFYKEGSFGVRIESALVVRRVETKGQFGGDIWLGFERFTCVPIQTRMVKMELLTKDERRWLKEHNRKCKDLLAPLLEDDARALRWIRRESTRTSPQQTSAVVQVLAHDAPVQIDSLPISANFKPLKGGSTLVDRDRARFRSLFTRHEKRAQSVGLKNTAVHYTLNVGFGSPPTYYELLIDTGSAYTWIGAAKKYFETKTSIRQTNQSFYAAYGSGSAVGAHYKDQVTLSPSLVISNKSFGVASSTDGVDGSFDGILGLGPTGLGKNVVTPNNGKPVPTIMDALLAQKKIEHNMFGISFTPTKSRGTIDGELTFGGYNAQKLTGKLNWVRITKKEPWNQASRHYGNQTLQSSSTGVVDTGTTLIYITPKAFKVYSESLPGSKIDQSTKLLEIPKDSVGKMKSLFFVINGIPYEFTPNAQLWPRTLNTALGGKADAYYSVISPLSDFEADTGSSFINGYAFLERFYSAYDASKSMIGFATTSSTTAEIN; encoded by the exons ATGTCACCCCCGCCGCCTCAGATCCCGGCTGCGCTGCAGAACCTGTGCGGCCAAATACCGCTACCAGGCATCAAGCGCAGCAACACCACGAGCTCGAAGCATACGTATCAGAGCAAATCAAGCATGTCTTCCCGTCCGACGTTTACCACACAGACTTCCTACGACTCCCATAACAGCGAAAAGGTCGGATTTGACGATCCCATGGGTTATCCTCCCAAGGGAGGCTTCTTCAAGGCCACAAACATAGATGGTGTGATCAAGCTCACCGCCGTTGACGAGGAAGGCAAGGCGATTCGAACCCCGGAACTCGACTCAGGCTACCGGCGCACCGATACAACCGGCCGACTGAGTGAGCTCCGAAAGCTCATGCGCAACGAGAAAATCGATTACTA TATCATCCCCAGCGAGGACGCCCACCAGTCCGAATATGTGGCTGCCTCGGATAGGCGTAGAGAGTACATCTCTGG CTTTACTGGCTCGGCGGGCACAGCCATTGTTTCCCTCAATAACGCCTACCTCTTCACCGATTCCCGCTACTACATCCAAGCCGAGCGTGAGATTGACCGCAACTGGTCGCTCTTCAAGGTTGGTTCCGGCGAAGTGAAGCCATGGAACGAATGGATCCTG AATCGCGCCCGAGGTGCCGCAATCGGCATCGACTCGCGCCTCATCGCCCACGACACTGCCACCGCCCTGACTTCGGCCCTCAAGCTCAGGGGAATGCGCATGGCCTACCCCCAGCGCAACCTCGTGGACCAAATCTGGAAAGACCGCCCAAGCAAAAGTTGTGCGCCCATTTACATCCACGACATGCGGTATGCAG GCGAACATGCCGCGAGTAAACTCGATCGGCTTCGTATCTGGCTCAAAGAATACCCAGTTCCGGCCGCGGATCTCAAGTACTCGTCTCCCCCTCGTCCCAGCTCCCCAGCCAGAGACCGTCCAACATCCAAACCCCTTCCCGACCTTCCACCCCCATCACGTGCCCCCTCTCGTCAAAGTTCGATGCGGAAAGACTCGCTCTCGCGCCAAAACTCGACCAGTTCTGGTCCTCATCCCCCCACGCGCACGCCTTCCCGCTCCGGCATCTCGCGCAAAAACTCCACGTCTAGTCGGGAGAATTTCCACCGTGATCGTGGAGAGACAGCTGTTCGGCTGATCCCGCACTATTCGACATTTGTATCCAATTTGAGTTGCATTGCATGGTTGCTGAACTTGCGCGGTGGCGACGTAATGTGTAACCCTTTGTTCCATGCCTACCtctgggttggagtggacAAGGCGACGTTGTTTGTTGATGCCCGGAAATTGAGTGACGAGGTTAAACGGTACCTCCGAGAGCTAAAGATTAGCGTCAAAGAGGTATCGGATGTGTGGGGCTATCTGAGGAAGAGGGAGTTTGGAAGTGGCAAG GTCATTATTCCGCCCAAAACCCCTTACGCCGTATCCCTCATGTTAACCTATTCCAATTACATGGTTGCCCCGAGCTGGGTCGAATCCAACAAAGCAATCAAGAATAAGGTTGAGATTGAAGGCTTCAGGAATGCATACTTGAGGGATGGTGTGGCAATG ACCAAATGGTTTGCCTGGCTTGAAGAGCAACTCCGCGCTGGAAATACCATCACCGAATGGGAGGCCGCAGAGATGTTAACCCAGTTCAGGAAGCAGGGCGAGCACTTCATGGGTTTGGCATACGAGAATATTTCGGCCACGGGTGCGAACGCAG CTCTACCTCATTATTCGCCTACCAAGGGTCTTTCGAGTGCGATTGATGTTCAAACTCCATACTTGAATGATTCGGGAGGGCAGTACAAAGACGGAACTTGTGATACTACCAGGACTG TCCATTTTGGCCACCCTACGGACGAACAATGCGAAGCCTTCACTCGGGTCTTGAAAGGCCACATTGCCATCGATTCGGCTGTCTTCCCACAAGGCACCACCGGAAAACAGTTGGATGTCTTGGCGAGGCATGCGCTCTGGAAGGATGGCCTAAACTACCTC CACGGCACTGGCCATGGCTTCGGCTCTTTCCTCTCTGTACACGAAGGTCCTCATGGGTTCGGCATTGACGTGCCCCTCGAGGTTGGCCATGTCATCACCAACGAGCCTGGTTTCTACAAGGAGGGATCGTTTGGTGTGAGAATTGAGAGTGCCTTGGTTGTTAGACGT GTCGAGACCAAGGGTCAATTTGGAGGTGATATTTGGCTCGGATTCGAGCGGTTCACCTGCGTTCCTATTCAGACAAGGATGGTCAAGATGGAGTTGCTGACCAAGGATGAAAGGAGGTGGCTCAAG GAGCATAACCGAAAGTGCAAAGACCTGCTCGCACCCCTCTTAGAAGATGATGCCCGCGCGCTCAGATGGATTCGACGAGAATCGACGCGCACTAGTCCACAACAGACTTCTGCCG TCGTTCAAGTTCTCGCACACGATGCACCAGTCCAAATCGACTCTCTTCCCATCTCTGCCAATTTCAAACCTTTGAAAGGGGGATCGACACTCGTTGATCGAGATAGGGCGAGGTTCCGGTCCTTGTTCACGAGGCACGAGAAGAGGGCTCAGAGTGTTGGATTGAAAAATACGGCC GTGCACTACACGTTGAACGTTGGTTTTGGGTCGCCACCTACCTATT ATGAGTTGTTGATTGATACTGGAAGCGCGTATACTTGG ATTGGCGCAGCGAAAAAGTACTTTGAGACCAAGACGTCGATCAGACAGACGAATCAATCGTTTTATGCTGC GTACGGAAGTGGATCAGCAGTGGGAGCTCATT ACAAAGACCAGGTTACACTCTCCCCGTCATTGGTTATCTCAAACAAATCCTTCGGAGTAGCATCTTCTACAGATGGGGTGGACGGGAGCTTCGATGGCATCCT TGGACTTGGGCCCACTGGACTTGGAAAAAATGTTGTGACACCCAACAATGGAAAACCAGTGCCCACCATCATGGATGCTCTCCTTGCGCAAAAGAAAATTGAGCATAATATGTTTGGGATCTCATTCACTCCTACCAA GTCTCGGGGTACCATCGATGGAGAGCTTACTTTTGGAGGCTACAACGCGCAGAAACTTACGGGCAAGCTGAATTGGGTACGTATTACGAAGAAGGAGCCATGGAATCA AGCATCAAGGCAT TATGGAAATCAGACCCTTCAATCGTCTTCAACAGGAGTTGTTGACACGG GCACGACTCTAATATACATTACTCCCAAAGCATTCAAGGTTTACTCCGAATCTCTACCAGGGAGCAAGATTGACCAGTCAACCAAATTACTTGAGATCCCTAAAGACAGTGTAGGAAAGATGAAATCGTTGTTTTTCGTCATAAACGGG ATTCCGTATGAATTCACACCGAATGCTCAACTCTGGCCACGTACTCTCAATACTGCGTTGGGAGGGAAAGCGGATGCTTACTATAGCGTGATTAGCCCTCTGAGTGATTTTGAAGCTGATACAGGGTCAAGCTTCATTAATGGATATGCATTTTT GGAGAGATTTTATAGTGCT TATGATGCATCCAAATCAATGATTGGATTTGCTACTACCTCTTCAACTACTGCCGAGATCAATTGA
- a CDS encoding thioredoxin — MSIVHVSSLNSLSTVLEGAKSQLVVIDFHATWCGPCHQIAPRYEHLAKINPQVHFLKCDVDAAQDVARHYKISAMPTFIFLKNGKQVDMVRGADPRSLEHAIKKHKSFTSDDTAFLVAQTKNAQSLASNLPPDSEVELAERERAEKHINSHSSRLGKDVEIVRKEVADGWKAMGNNFLKDSRAGDAILCYSEALRLDPTNLVYRNNRAQAALQDKCWGMALADAAAVVSKEPDNTKAWIRLGKALRALGKIDESIDAFTAAAIASPSSAAMSEISESERIKASGSGEPLPEEGSIGWDIGLRRTEALSMQLEEDYAKGKGVFAKS; from the exons ATGAGCATCGTACACGTATCTTCTCTGAATAGCCTCTCCACCGTTCTCGAAGGCGCAAAGTCTCAACTCGTA GTAATTGACTTTCATGCTACTTG GTGTGGTCCTTGCCACCAAATTGCGCCTCGCTATGAGCATTTGGCCAAGATAAACCCTCAAGTCCACTTCTTGAAGTGCGACGTCGATGCGGCTCAAGATGTCGCCAGG CACTATAAGATCTCGGCTATGCCTACTTTCATTTTTCTCAAAAACGGTAAACAAGTAGATATGGTTAGAGGCGCTGACCCAAG GAGCCTCGAACACGCAATCAAGAAACACAAAAGCTTTACTTCGGACGATACTGCCTTCCTCGTTGCCCAAACTAAGAACGCCCAATCACTAGCCTCTAATTTACCGCCTGATTCCGAAGTAGAACTCGCCGAGCGCGAAAGGGCAGAGAAACATATTAATAGTCATTCTTCAAGGTTAGGGAAAGATGTGGAAATTGTTAGGAAAGAGGTGGCGGACGGCTGGAAGGCGATG GGTAATAATTTCTTGAAAGACTCGCGCGCCGGAGATGCTATTTTGTGCTACAGTGAAGCTTTGAGACTGGATCCCACCAACTTAGTCTACAGGAATAATCGAGCTCAAGCGGCGTTGCAAGATAAATG CTGGGGTATGGCATTAGCAGATGCAGCTGCTGTTGTGAGCAAAGAACCAGATAATACCAAAGCGTGGATCCGTTTGGGTAAGGCTTTGCGAGCACTGGGGAAAATTGATGAATCGATCGATG CATTTACGGCTGCGGCCATCGCCTCTCCCTCCTCTGCCGCAATGAGCGAAATTAGCGAAAGCGAGCGTATCAAAGCGAGCGGTAGTGGGGAACCTCTTCCAGAAGAAGGATCGATAGGATGGGATATCGGACTAAGGAGGACCGAAGCTTTGAGTATGCAGCTCGAAGAGGATTATGCTAAAGGGAAGGGTGTATTCGCGAAGTCATGA